A genome region from Rattus norvegicus strain BN/NHsdMcwi chromosome 17, GRCr8, whole genome shotgun sequence includes the following:
- the Prl5a2l1 gene encoding prolactin-like, translating to MSTRRMIASQKFPNLGAIIRCELITLKKLFSNCNQTLPYGEGALKANMSPQSQLRLQHRRELQTIGREYASGPVLSDKILWLCYKYSLRVPYRMTQSQVVQPEALLNMTIGMLIGWNNTLMHVVAEIADLEPIPDIGAFISKLREIAAEFIRLSTVLKEVKSLLNLLRLEFEENEDYLALSGLPSLRQLNKSHRLVFYHALLTCLNYDGKRIATHVKTLRCNMVRRQC from the exons ATGAGCACCAGAAGAATGATAGCTTCTCAGAAATTCCCAAACTTGGGAGCCATTATAAGATGTGAGCTAATCACACTGAAGAAACTATTTTCCAACTGTAACCAGACCCTGCCTTATGGTGAAGGTGCTTTGAAGGCCAATATGTCTCCTCAAAGTCAGTTACGGTTGCAGCATAGACGAGAACTTCAAACAATA GGAAGAGAGTATGCTTCAGGTCCAGTCTTATCAGACAAAATCCTCTGGCTATGCTACAAATATTCCCTCCGTGTACCATATAGAATGACACAAAGCCAGGTGGTTCAG CCTGAGGCCCTTTTGAACATGACCATAGGTATGTTGATTGGCTGGAACAATACCCTGATGCATGTAGTAGCAGAAATTGCTGATCTGGAGCCAATCCCTGATATTGGAGCTTTCATATCTAAACTCAGAGAGATAGCTGCAGAATTCATAAGGCTATCAACAGTACTAAAAGAAGTCAAGTCATTACTCAACCTG CTTCGTCTTGAATTTGAGGAAAATGAGGACTACCTTGCCTTATCTGGACTGCCATCCCTACGCCAGTTAAATAAATCCCATCGCCTTGTTTTCTACCATGCACTTCTCACCTGCCTGAATTATGATGGGAAAAGGATTGCCACTCATGTCAAGACCCTGAGATGTAATATGGTCCGCAGACAGTGCTAA